In Lactiplantibacillus pentosus, the sequence TCCGCACTGGACCGCTATGAGAAGACGCATTATGCTAAGGATAGCGCCGCGATGTTGATTTTCAAACTCGATAATGGTGGCCAAGCTAGCATGGCTGTCGTCCAGAAATTATTGGCCGAACAACACGCTAGCAACGTCACGATTACGACTGAACCTAAGCAGCAGGCTGAACTCGAACAGTTACGGCGTGACATGCTACCAGCCGTTTTTGCGGGTCAGAACCATATTATGGAAGATATGGCAGTGCCGTTATCACAATTGGCACCGCTGATGGACTATATTCAAGATTTAGCCCAGCGCCTAGACGTTGAGATTTATACGGCCGGTCACGCGGGTGATGGTAACGTTCATCCGACCCTCGTTTGGCCAACGTCGGAGAAGCAGGTCCCAGAAAAAGTCGTCATCGCGTTACAGGAAATGTTCAAGAAGACCTTAGCACTTGGTGGCACGATTTCGGGTGAACATGCGGTTGGCATGTTGAAGAATCAGTGGAACAATGCCGAATTAGGCGAGGACGTGGATATGCTGCAGCACCAGATCAAAGCGCTGTTTGACCCGATGAACCTCTTGAATCCAAAACGTAAAATCAATTAAGTCGGACCTAAAGTTGTGTTTAAGAATTGCGGATGGCATCAATCAAGCATTGCGTTGGGTGCTACGATTGTCTTATTATTGAAGTAGTCCCACGTAAAAGGTTGGTTACAGCATCACTGAAATGGCGGTGCCTTGTGGGTTAACCGGAATAAAGGAGGCCCCAATTGATGCTGAAAAGTGTACGGATTCGGCTAGAATTTAATGCTGAAGTGTTACGTAATGAGATTTTTGACGTGCATGATTTTGCGAGTTTCCAAAATTTTTGGCAGCGGTTTGAAAATTTCTTAGCGGATCGAATGGTCGTTGGCCACTTGAACGTATTGGAAGGGCACGGCCTCATTCCGAGTGACTTTAAGGACGTAGATGGGCAATTGGCTTACCAAGTTGGTGAAGACGATTATCAGATTGCCTATGACCAGATTGCGCGTGAGTGGACTGTGACCATCCGCTAAGCAGGATCGAGAGAGAATAGAGTCTTATATTGGAGCGATATTGATTGAGCACAACAAAATCCCAAGCAAGTGCGGATAATGACCAGCTTCTGCCAGCACCCCCGGAACTTTTGCAAGCTGTTGATCAGTTGAAAGCTTATTCGTTACGGTATGAAGTGGCGATGAAGCTCGTTTTAGATAAGTTAGATTATATTAGTCGTGAATATGAGCTGCGTTACGGCTATGCCTTGATTGACAGCAAGCAGTCCCGAATCAAGTCGCCGGAAAGCATTGTCGGCAAGATGCAACGCAAACACTTGCCGCTGACATTGAACGCGGTCTTTAACAATTTACATGACATTGCCGGTATTCGGCTGATCGTGCGCTTCTTGAGCGATGTGAAAACGGTCGAAGATTTGTTGGCGACCCAGGCAGATATTAAAGTCTTACGGGTGAAGGATTACATCCACCATCCGAAAGCAAACGGCTATCAAAGTTTGCATTTGATTCTGGGCGTTCCCGTCTATACGGTCGATGGCCCAAGTATTGTCGAGGTCGAATTGCAAGTTCGGACGATTGCGATGAACTTCTGGGCGTCGTTGGAACATGAATTAAATTATAAAAAGAACGTCCCGCATCAGGCTGATTTACGCGCCTCATTGACGAAGAAGGCGCAGCTAATTACTGAGCTGGACCAAGAAATGGATGAGATCAAACGCCGGATGTATCAACCGAAGACGCCTCCTAAGGAAGTCTGAAAAATCCCTAGTCATTTTGTTGAAAAATGGCTAGGGATTTTTTTTGTGCACTTGACGGCGGTCAAGGTGGTCAGGTGCGGTGATTAGTATGCTAATCATGGCTTTAAAATTTGTAAGTTAGATTGCTTTTAGATTGGTGGGGTCCATGTTACTTTAAATATGTCAGATAAATATCAAGGTATTGAAACAATAATTAATT encodes:
- a CDS encoding GTP pyrophosphokinase, which encodes MSTTKSQASADNDQLLPAPPELLQAVDQLKAYSLRYEVAMKLVLDKLDYISREYELRYGYALIDSKQSRIKSPESIVGKMQRKHLPLTLNAVFNNLHDIAGIRLIVRFLSDVKTVEDLLATQADIKVLRVKDYIHHPKANGYQSLHLILGVPVYTVDGPSIVEVELQVRTIAMNFWASLEHELNYKKNVPHQADLRASLTKKAQLITELDQEMDEIKRRMYQPKTPPKEV